In the Podospora bellae-mahoneyi strain CBS 112042 chromosome 4, whole genome shotgun sequence genome, one interval contains:
- a CDS encoding hypothetical protein (EggNog:ENOG503P08J; COG:Q): MVSYTEILSSNALITTSTTPLRVAVFVGGTSGIGKLTIRALVATGTPIKIYLLGRKPSQSRTLPFIKELHTLNPKAEIIFTEAEVSLLADVKRVCSLISSLESKIDLLFLSAGFAPWGGQRKETAEGHEVAQALEYYSRMLFILLLLPFLDGGRVVSVLGGGMEITYFLDMEDWELKKEGNFTIWRARPQYIAMNTITLDRLAKENPNVTFIHSLPGAVDTGNVRRGWDGKSILGWAFIRFIEGVNWLVAFSGEESGQRHLFQSTSAAFGGRGVPWSGEAGRATAGGLFLVSNKCDCTPNTKVVDQLRDKGQEKLWGHTMEILGPYL, encoded by the coding sequence ATGGTCTCCTACACCGaaatcctctcctccaacgccctcatcaccacctccaccacccccctccgcGTCGCCGTTTTCGTCGGGGGCACCTCCGGCATAGGCAAGCTCACCATCCGCGCCCTCGTCGCAACAGGCACCCCCATCAAAATCTACCTCCTCGGCCGAAAACCCTCCCAATCGcgcaccctccccttcatcaaaGAACTGcacaccctcaaccccaaagCAGAAATCATCTTCACCGAAGCGGAAGTCTCCCTCCTTGCCGACGTAAAAAGAGTGTGCAGCCTCATTTCATCCCTTGAATCCAAAATCGACTTGTTGTTCCTCTCCGCCGGCTTCGCACCCTGGGGGGGACAGCGGAAAGAAACTGCCGAAGGGCATGAGGTGGCGCAGGCGTTGGAGTATTACTCCCGCATGCTCTtcattctcctccttctccctttcttggatgggggaagggtggttagtgttttgggtggggggatggagatAACCTACTTTCTCGATATGGAAGACTGGGAgttgaaaaaggaggggaaTTTCACTAtttggagggcgaggccgcAGTATATTGCGATGAACACCATTACGCTGGATAGGTTAGCCAAGGAGAATCCCAACGTGACTTTTATACATTCATTGCCTGGGGCGGTGGATACAGGGAATGTAAGAcggggttgggatggaaAGTCAATTCTAGGATGGGCTTTTATCCGGTTTATCGAGGGGGTGAACTGGCTGGTGGCCTTTTCTGGCGAGGAGTCTGGACAGAGACATTTGTTTCAGAGCACCAGCGCTGCTTTTGGGGGGCGCGGTGTGCCATGGAGTGGTGAGGCGGGTAGAGCTACGGCGGGAGGGTTGTTTCTTGTTAGCAACAAGTGCGATTGTACGCCTAATACGAAGGTGGTGGATCAGCTTCGTGACAAGGGGCAGGAGAAGTTGTGGGGGCACACGATGGAAATTCTCGGGCCATATTTGTAA
- a CDS encoding hypothetical protein (EggNog:ENOG503PHCI; COG:S), translated as MSTSAYSPQPHSPCVPSEEQGEWVWVPKTAMPSQAGQLDYQFTTTPLFTPAFGDSSVSPSTLSADPWDSLMMTGSPADALLEDFGHVGRSDLFPEVVLPLQDFLTDDLLTPFMDATLFPAVDMNLNLDTFVPDVTTPFSDFGVALSPTSSVHESSPTFSYSPPIFDSPFPATTGASSDIPSPSTPHIHSCSESNCSKTFDKVSDLKRHERKHRQPFRCELCGKGHLDKRALGRHLWAKHPEYAQQHNTRSERIRCTECDYEGRADNVARHSKRHAKKR; from the exons ATGTCCACCAGCGCTtactccccccaaccccactcCCCCTGCGTCCCATCTGAGGAACagggggagtgggtgtgGGTTCCGAAGACGGCCATGCCTTCTCAGGCTGGTCAGCTCGACTACcaattcaccaccacaccactctTCACACCCGCCTTCGGTGACTCCTCCGTTTCACCCAGCACACTCTCCGCCGACCCGTGGGActcgttgatgatgacag GCAGCCCTGCTGACGCCCTTCTCGAAGACTTTGGCCATGTGGGCCGGTCGGATCTCTTTCCTGAAGTTGTTCTGCCCCTTCAGGACTTCCTTACGGACGatctcctcaccccctttaTGGACGCTACGCTCTTCCCTGCTGTCGATATGAACTTGAACCTGGACACCTTCGTGCCTGATGTTACAACGCCTTTTTCTGACTTCGGCGTCGCCCTCAGCCCCACGTCGTCTGTTCACGAGAGCTCTCCGACATTCAGCTACAGCCCTCCCATTTTCGACTCACCCTTTCCGGCTACCACTGGGGCTTCTTCCGAtatcccctctccctctactCCTCACATCCACTCGTGCTCCGAGTCCAACTGCTCCAAGACCTTTGACAAAGTGTCTGATCTCAAGAGACACGAACGTAAACACCGCCAGCCATTCCGATGCGAGCTCTGTGGCAAGGGACACCTTGACAAGCGCGCGCTTGGTCGGCACTTGTGGGCGAAACACCCCGAGTACGCTCAGCAACACAACACCAGGTCAGAGCGGATAAGGTGCACCGAGTGCGACTACGAGGGGAGGGCAGATAATGTCGCCCGACACTCGAAGCGGCATGCCAAGAAGCGGTAG